A portion of the Ruminococcus albus AD2013 genome contains these proteins:
- a CDS encoding IS607 family transposase has product MTNYKPKDFAELLGVSVKTLQRWDREGILKANRTPTDRRYYTYDQYLQFKGINTENDNRQIVIYARVSTRNQKDDLQNQVSFLRQFCNAKGISVDQCIEDYGSGLNYNRKKWNELLDEVMEQKIKTIIVTHKDRFIRFGYDWFEKFCMKFNTTIVVVNNEELSPQEELVQDIVSILHVFSCRLYGLRKYKKQIEGDEEIAKELQDGN; this is encoded by the coding sequence ATCACAAATTACAAACCAAAAGATTTTGCCGAATTGTTAGGTGTTTCAGTAAAAACACTTCAACGATGGGACAGAGAAGGCATATTAAAAGCAAACCGAACCCCAACTGACAGGCGTTATTACACTTACGACCAATATCTTCAGTTTAAAGGTATAAATACAGAAAACGATAATCGTCAGATCGTTATTTATGCCAGAGTGTCTACGAGAAATCAAAAAGATGACTTACAAAATCAAGTATCCTTTTTACGACAGTTCTGTAATGCTAAAGGCATTAGTGTAGACCAATGTATTGAAGATTATGGAAGTGGTTTAAATTATAACCGTAAAAAGTGGAATGAACTATTAGATGAGGTGATGGAACAAAAAATCAAAACTATCATAGTCACACATAAAGATAGATTTATCAGGTTTGGCTATGACTGGTTTGAAAAATTCTGCATGAAGTTTAATACAACTATTGTGGTGGTAAACAATGAAGAATTATCGCCACAAGAAGAACTCGTGCAGGACATTGTTTCAATTCTTCATGTATTTTCTTGCAGGTTGTACGGACTTCGTAAGTATAAGAAACAAATAGAAGGGGATGAGGAAATTGCTAAAGAGCTTCAAGACGGAAATTAG
- a CDS encoding BspA family leucine-rich repeat surface protein — MKMKKVLAVVMSLCMVAGIVSYGAPVITQSITAQAAEANISCYSFDETTGTLTLRGEIDADALRNFSSKFKVKSIVAEEGTIFPEDCSNLFYRYVSCTSIDLSQADTSNVTNMKQMFYSCSKLAYIDVSGFDTSSVTDMSNMFNYCQKLASFNLSSFDTSNVTNMSYMFASCSSTTLDISGFDTSNVTDMSYMFMGCTLLSALDLSSFDTSKVKDMQFMFSSCDNLTSLDLSGFDTSNVTNMRGMLSYCNRLTELDIGGLDTGKVTDMGYMFAGCSAITSLDLSNFDTSNVKGMDNMFAQCFKISELNLSGFDTSNVIYMDGMFSHLSSMTTLDLSSFDTSNVKCMSCMFDASSGLTSLDLSGFDTSSLTDTNSMFRRCTNLTTLDVSSFDISNVTDMSGMFSECSSLTDLDLSSFAPSKDTRMGYMFERCSGLKKLTLGERFSGIPRGATLHNDIGWVNANDPKTIISGDGEYAVIENEGKNTYKLFGTDTENTLTYPTNIKVEYSKEYHQVRFSWDKVEGADRYGIAVYLAGKWRVQAQNITGTVYTSPKNLTPGKTYKVAIAARVNGKWDTANAIKHSGTVTIR; from the coding sequence ATGAAGATGAAAAAAGTTTTGGCAGTAGTGATGTCGCTTTGTATGGTGGCAGGTATTGTCAGCTATGGTGCGCCTGTTATTACACAGAGCATAACCGCACAAGCTGCTGAGGCAAATATAAGCTGCTATTCTTTCGATGAAACAACAGGTACACTTACTCTCAGGGGAGAGATAGATGCTGATGCTCTGAGAAATTTCAGCTCTAAATTCAAAGTAAAGTCTATTGTGGCAGAGGAAGGAACAATTTTTCCAGAAGACTGTAGTAATCTGTTTTACAGGTATGTTTCTTGTACGTCTATTGATCTTTCACAAGCAGATACGAGCAATGTCACAAACATGAAGCAAATGTTCTACAGTTGTTCAAAGCTAGCTTACATTGATGTAAGTGGATTTGATACAAGCAGCGTAACAGATATGTCAAATATGTTCAATTACTGTCAAAAGTTGGCTTCATTTAATTTAAGTTCATTTGATACAAGTAATGTAACAAATATGAGCTATATGTTTGCAAGCTGTTCTTCGACAACACTTGATATAAGCGGATTTGATACAAGCAATGTTACAGATATGTCTTATATGTTCATGGGCTGCACTCTTCTGTCTGCGCTTGATCTGAGTTCATTTGACACAAGCAAGGTAAAAGATATGCAGTTTATGTTTTCAAGTTGTGACAATCTGACATCGCTTGATCTGAGCGGATTTGACACAAGTAATGTAACGAATATGCGTGGTATGCTATCATATTGTAATAGACTTACTGAACTTGATATAGGTGGTTTAGATACAGGCAAAGTTACCGATATGGGCTATATGTTCGCTGGTTGTTCCGCTATAACATCATTGGATCTGAGTAATTTTGATACAAGCAATGTAAAAGGTATGGATAATATGTTTGCCCAGTGTTTTAAAATTTCTGAGCTGAATTTAAGTGGGTTTGACACAAGTAACGTCATATATATGGATGGGATGTTCAGTCATCTTTCCAGCATGACCACGCTGGATCTGAGCAGTTTTGATACAAGCAACGTAAAATGTATGAGCTGTATGTTTGATGCTTCTTCCGGCTTAACATCACTGGATCTGAGTGGTTTTGATACAAGTAGTTTAACTGATACGAACAGTATGTTCAGAAGATGTACGAACCTTACTACACTTGATGTAAGCAGCTTTGATATAAGCAACGTTACAGATATGAGTGGTATGTTCTCCGAGTGTTCAAGTCTTACTGACCTTGATCTGAGCAGCTTTGCTCCAAGCAAGGATACTCGTATGGGTTATATGTTCGAGCGTTGTTCAGGCTTGAAAAAACTCACTCTCGGCGAGAGATTTTCCGGCATACCAAGAGGAGCTACACTCCACAACGACATCGGTTGGGTAAATGCGAATGATCCTAAAACTATCATCAGCGGCGACGGAGAATATGCCGTTATCGAAAATGAAGGGAAAAACACCTACAAACTTTTTGGTACCGATACAGAAAATACACTCACCTACCCCACAAACATCAAGGTAGAATACAGCAAGGAATATCACCAGGTAAGATTTTCATGGGATAAGGTAGAAGGTGCTGACAGATACGGCATTGCTGTATACCTGGCTGGAAAGTGGAGAGTACAGGCGCAGAACATAACAGGCACTGTATATACTTCTCCTAAGAACCTCACCCCCGGCAAAACCTACAAAGTAGCTATCGCAGCGAGAGTTAACGGCAAGTGGGATACCGCAAACGCTATCAAACATTCTGGTACTGTAACTATAAGGTGA
- a CDS encoding leucine-rich repeat protein, with protein sequence MSSFKRIASTAAAVVLTFTGTVFSSPIASNISYVFPASITAEAISVDQYETFYCTDTYGTWKFALYHGEKSQYSRKDTSKMTYTDPKVYICQFTPKNKNNCPYVSLPTTVSGSVKDFNNKSFTIDKAQVVGINYGAFQDSNVESVFIPAYIEVIEHNAFMNCKKLTTVSFGNGSALKRINGDVFANCSSLKYITLPSKLEFLGGCFSGCTSLTNINIPSKVKEVQEGCFENCVSLRNINCNLNTTKIMGRAFVGCNQWRTINFEDVSLGYDINPKFKKMFSSLNVGDILMIDDVMKRQIRTTAEFLTAGCHDDYERVKALNDWICQKVYYDREGNSLDNHADYSVYLDDNTVCAGYAQGFALLAQSIDIETLVVSSGSHAWNIVKLGNNYYHLDVTWNDDPDDRTGTKWNYNWFLRDDQFTKSEQKNHRSWNTYNFGELYCKNKSYSSIPKCNIKHGDGNCDGYVNKSDYNLLRDYLSKRNPKIENIYMFDMNGDGKIDQTDLSALGLLV encoded by the coding sequence ATGAGTTCATTCAAAAGAATTGCATCAACAGCAGCCGCTGTTGTACTCACGTTTACAGGGACTGTTTTCAGTTCTCCAATTGCTTCAAACATTTCCTATGTTTTTCCTGCTTCAATTACAGCAGAAGCCATCTCTGTTGATCAGTACGAAACCTTTTATTGTACTGATACATATGGTACATGGAAATTCGCTCTTTATCACGGCGAAAAAAGCCAATATTCAAGAAAAGATACCAGTAAAATGACTTATACAGATCCAAAGGTTTATATATGTCAGTTCACACCCAAGAATAAGAATAATTGCCCCTATGTTAGTCTTCCGACGACTGTAAGTGGCTCTGTAAAAGATTTTAACAACAAATCTTTTACAATTGATAAGGCTCAGGTAGTAGGAATCAACTATGGAGCTTTCCAAGATAGTAATGTGGAATCTGTATTTATTCCTGCTTACATCGAAGTTATTGAACACAATGCATTTATGAATTGCAAAAAGCTTACAACCGTATCATTTGGTAACGGTTCAGCATTAAAAAGAATAAATGGTGATGTTTTTGCAAACTGTTCATCATTAAAATACATAACACTACCTAGCAAATTGGAGTTTTTAGGAGGATGTTTTTCCGGTTGCACATCTTTGACAAATATTAATATTCCTTCAAAAGTTAAAGAGGTTCAGGAAGGATGTTTTGAAAACTGTGTATCATTAAGGAATATCAATTGTAACCTTAACACCACAAAGATCATGGGAAGAGCTTTTGTTGGATGCAATCAATGGAGAACAATTAATTTTGAAGATGTTTCACTGGGATATGATATAAATCCAAAGTTTAAAAAAATGTTTTCTAGTTTAAATGTCGGAGATATACTTATGATCGATGACGTGATGAAACGCCAGATAAGGACCACAGCGGAATTTTTAACCGCCGGCTGTCATGATGATTATGAAAGAGTTAAAGCACTTAATGATTGGATATGTCAAAAAGTATATTATGATAGAGAAGGCAATTCTCTTGACAACCACGCTGATTATTCAGTTTATTTGGACGATAATACTGTATGTGCTGGGTATGCACAAGGTTTTGCTCTTTTAGCTCAAAGTATTGATATAGAGACATTGGTTGTTTCCAGCGGCAGTCATGCATGGAACATTGTAAAACTTGGTAACAATTATTATCACCTTGATGTAACATGGAATGACGATCCAGATGATAGAACAGGTACAAAATGGAATTATAATTGGTTTTTGAGAGATGATCAGTTTACTAAATCTGAACAGAAAAACCATAGGTCGTGGAATACATACAACTTTGGTGAATTGTACTGTAAAAATAAGAGCTATTCTAGTATTCCAAAATGTAACATAAAACACGGTGATGGTAACTGCGACGGTTATGTCAACAAATCTGATTATAATCTTCTCAGAGACTATCTTTCAAAAAGAAACCCAAAAATAGAGAACATTTATATGTTTGATATGAATGGTGATGGTAAGATAGATCAAACCGATCTTTCAGCATTAGGTTTGCTTGTATAA
- a CDS encoding type II toxin-antitoxin system PemK/MazF family toxin → MNISSTYRKLIKRGQVYFADLGDGIGSEMAGVRPVIIIQNNMGNKYSPTVTVVPITSKFKDLNQPTHFLVQAGTANLNKDSVILAESIRTISKERLRYYIGDLNDNFMKQISNTVKIQLGLN, encoded by the coding sequence ATGAATATAAGCAGTACATACAGAAAACTGATTAAGAGAGGGCAGGTGTATTTTGCTGACCTCGGTGACGGAATAGGCTCTGAAATGGCAGGTGTAAGACCTGTTATCATTATCCAGAATAATATGGGAAATAAGTATTCTCCTACTGTAACGGTAGTACCTATTACGTCTAAATTCAAAGATCTGAATCAGCCCACACACTTCTTAGTACAGGCAGGAACAGCCAATCTTAATAAAGACAGCGTGATCCTTGCCGAAAGTATAAGAACTATTTCAAAAGAACGCCTGAGATACTATATTGGAGATCTTAATGATAACTTCATGAAGCAAATAAGCAATACAGTAAAGATCCAATTAGGCCTGAATTAA
- a CDS encoding DUF1848 family protein, giving the protein MIKFGITEAGDAGLDYSWADKLLDGNIIITKHLTSKNQKLIELLLKNREKIILHVTCTGYGGTKMEPYVPKAQEVYSGVMELISKGFPEKQIVLRTDPIIPTEAGLKRVAWVWELFFDANIDRVRYSVIDMYPHTKERIRAVFGKVPFESFKAPEYMLNNVRNYIERYSMFFDFEACAEDLPGKTGCISKKDYEILGLNTFYIKEGGFQRKGCLCCAGKTELLTHKKRCPSGCLYCYWKD; this is encoded by the coding sequence ATGATAAAATTTGGAATCACAGAAGCCGGCGATGCAGGCCTTGATTATAGTTGGGCTGACAAGCTTTTAGACGGCAATATAATAATCACCAAGCACTTAACTTCGAAAAACCAAAAACTTATTGAATTACTATTGAAAAACAGAGAGAAAATCATTCTGCATGTAACCTGTACAGGATACGGTGGTACAAAAATGGAGCCGTATGTTCCGAAGGCTCAAGAAGTATATTCCGGGGTTATGGAGCTTATTTCAAAAGGATTTCCTGAAAAACAGATAGTATTAAGAACTGACCCCATTATTCCAACTGAGGCAGGCTTAAAAAGAGTTGCCTGGGTATGGGAGTTATTTTTTGATGCAAATATTGATAGAGTTAGGTATTCAGTCATAGACATGTACCCTCATACTAAAGAACGGATCAGAGCTGTATTTGGAAAAGTTCCTTTTGAGAGCTTTAAAGCTCCTGAATATATGCTCAATAATGTAAGAAATTATATTGAGAGGTATTCAATGTTCTTTGATTTTGAAGCTTGTGCAGAGGATCTTCCGGGCAAAACAGGTTGTATCAGCAAAAAAGATTACGAAATACTCGGACTTAATACATTTTATATAAAAGAAGGTGGCTTTCAGAGAAAAGGATGCCTTTGCTGCGCAGGGAAGACAGAATTGCTCACTCATAAGAAAAGATGTCCTTCTGGATGCCTGTATTGCTACTGGAAAGATTAG
- the dnaG gene encoding DNA primase yields MKNNSILKIISVKTSLKHIGNGLYRGKCPFCETIQLYVFEKENCYHCFNCGKNGDQARFMNENKIHYKDAVGKKNHVIHTKSCDLKTFYELNYEAAKFFFERLFSKKENVCLDYLINKRGLTTETICNYRMGYADGNFTSLKEHMLGLGYTIEQLLQSSLVTVSKNDEIIDFFNNRAMFPFIDINGNIIGFGGRKLDGDNNFKYLNIKNTPCYTKNNFLFSLNYAVKNISKGETPILCEGNLDVISMHQAGFRTAVASCGTALTTKQALLLKRYSDEIIICYDNDDAGIAATEKAIDILEGVGFTVYVISIRDAKDPDEFIKKFGAKQFYQLIRNDLKNSIFYRIEQLSQKYDLTDLDAQSYFIKDVTELSLRKNYDPEKAIKETFNFI; encoded by the coding sequence ATGAAAAATAACAGTATTCTCAAAATAATTTCCGTAAAAACATCACTTAAGCACATCGGGAATGGGCTATACCGCGGGAAATGCCCTTTTTGCGAAACTATACAGCTATACGTTTTTGAAAAAGAAAACTGCTATCATTGTTTTAACTGCGGCAAAAATGGAGATCAGGCGAGATTCATGAATGAAAATAAGATCCATTACAAAGATGCCGTTGGAAAGAAAAATCATGTGATACATACCAAATCCTGCGATTTAAAAACTTTTTATGAGTTGAATTACGAAGCTGCAAAATTCTTTTTTGAAAGGTTATTTTCAAAAAAGGAAAATGTATGCCTGGATTATCTTATAAATAAAAGAGGTCTTACAACAGAGACCATATGTAATTACAGAATGGGTTATGCAGATGGAAATTTCACATCACTAAAAGAACATATGCTTGGATTAGGATACACGATCGAACAGCTTCTTCAAAGCTCACTGGTTACAGTATCCAAAAACGATGAGATCATTGATTTTTTTAATAACAGAGCTATGTTCCCTTTTATAGATATAAACGGAAATATCATCGGATTTGGTGGCAGAAAACTAGATGGTGATAACAATTTTAAGTATCTAAATATCAAAAACACACCATGCTATACCAAAAACAACTTCTTGTTTTCTCTGAACTATGCCGTAAAAAACATAAGTAAAGGTGAAACACCGATATTATGTGAAGGTAATCTCGATGTGATATCAATGCATCAGGCAGGCTTCAGAACCGCCGTGGCGAGCTGTGGGACAGCTCTTACAACCAAACAGGCTTTATTGCTAAAGCGTTATTCAGACGAAATAATTATATGTTATGATAATGATGATGCCGGGATAGCAGCAACTGAGAAAGCAATAGACATACTTGAAGGCGTCGGATTTACAGTATACGTGATTAGCATCCGGGATGCAAAAGATCCGGATGAGTTCATAAAAAAATTCGGAGCTAAACAATTCTATCAGCTGATAAGAAATGATTTAAAAAATTCCATCTTTTACAGAATAGAACAATTATCTCAAAAATACGATCTTACTGACCTAGATGCTCAATCATACTTTATAAAGGATGTAACAGAGTTATCGTTACGTAAAAATTATGATCCTGAAAAAGCTATCAAAGAAACTTTCAATTTTATTTGA
- a CDS encoding TetR/AcrR family transcriptional regulator produces MQKGNTRERILAAALDLFSVKGYDGTTIDDIAARVGIKGPSIYKYLKGKADLFRALGEKTDEEYNAGMERFLSEAENVHSGKELKEFTMHSVMFTLDSEVITKMRRVLSIEQFRSKDLAEHTTEHHLTKITTLYTKLFKRLMDEGVMIKGDPEIFAMEYTAPTTLLIHMSDRQPEKKQEALTTIERLVDSYIARHCHII; encoded by the coding sequence ATGCAAAAAGGAAACACAAGAGAAAGGATACTGGCAGCTGCGTTGGATCTTTTCTCGGTAAAAGGTTATGATGGAACGACAATAGATGATATTGCAGCACGTGTTGGCATCAAAGGTCCATCTATCTACAAGTATTTGAAAGGAAAAGCCGATCTGTTCCGTGCGCTTGGAGAAAAAACTGACGAAGAATACAATGCCGGAATGGAAAGGTTTCTTAGTGAAGCAGAAAATGTACATTCCGGAAAAGAACTGAAAGAATTTACCATGCATTCTGTTATGTTTACGCTCGATAGCGAAGTTATAACAAAGATGCGCAGGGTGCTGTCCATTGAACAGTTTCGAAGCAAAGATCTTGCAGAACATACTACCGAACATCATCTCACTAAGATCACCACTCTATACACCAAGCTCTTTAAAAGATTGATGGATGAGGGTGTCATGATAAAGGGAGATCCCGAGATCTTTGCAATGGAATATACAGCGCCGACCACCTTACTGATCCATATGTCCGATCGTCAGCCGGAAAAGAAACAGGAAGCGCTGACAACTATTGAGCGGCTGGTCGATTCGTATATTGCCCGCCATTGCCATATCATATAA
- a CDS encoding recombinase family protein translates to MPDNRKYAIYSRKFKFTGKGESIENQIEICRRALKSKYDVVDEDIVEFEDEGFSGGNTKRPKFQEMMERCRNGEFQLVICYRLDRISRNTSDFVNTYEELKEHSVCFRSVSDNIDDTSPMGRAMMMISSVFAQLERDIIAERITDNMHELAKSGRWLGGNPPTGYRSAETVGSMTVDGKIHKARMLEKNPEEAELVRLVFTKFVELRSITKVETYLLNNDFKSKKGNTLSRFAIKTILQNPVYAIADEDTWVYLNEKDMQLYSSHDDFDGIHGIMAYNKTIQKKGRSMKQKAPSEWIVAVGKHEGIIEGKRWVEVQHLLEKNRDKAYRKPKSNTALLSGLLFCACCGSFMRPKLSSRVNKQGEKVYDYLCELKERSHGLKCDNKRINGNELDRQICDEIKHLGEDDSELMKLLRNSQKSLNETFADLQAEIDRLTEKKTDEQYQSLADMLSSFTKTIDTLDVMKKRDVIRCLVRRVEWDGENIHLYLMGAESGGY, encoded by the coding sequence ATGCCTGATAACAGAAAATACGCAATTTACAGCCGCAAATTCAAATTCACCGGCAAAGGTGAGAGCATTGAAAACCAGATTGAGATATGCAGGCGGGCGTTGAAAAGCAAATATGATGTAGTTGATGAGGACATTGTGGAGTTCGAGGATGAGGGCTTTTCGGGTGGCAACACCAAGCGTCCAAAATTTCAGGAGATGATGGAGCGCTGCCGCAATGGTGAGTTTCAGTTGGTTATTTGCTACCGTCTTGACAGGATAAGCCGCAACACATCGGACTTTGTGAACACCTATGAGGAGCTGAAAGAACACAGCGTTTGTTTTCGTTCGGTCAGCGACAACATTGATGATACCTCGCCTATGGGCAGGGCTATGATGATGATAAGCTCGGTTTTTGCACAGCTGGAGCGTGACATTATTGCAGAGAGAATAACCGACAATATGCATGAGCTTGCCAAGTCGGGACGGTGGTTGGGCGGCAATCCGCCAACGGGTTACAGGAGTGCCGAGACCGTAGGCAGTATGACGGTTGATGGCAAGATACATAAGGCGAGAATGCTGGAGAAAAATCCCGAAGAGGCAGAGCTTGTCAGGCTGGTGTTCACTAAGTTTGTTGAACTGCGTTCTATTACTAAGGTGGAGACCTATCTGCTCAATAATGATTTCAAGTCGAAAAAGGGCAACACGCTTTCGAGGTTTGCCATTAAGACCATTCTGCAAAACCCTGTGTATGCCATTGCTGACGAGGATACATGGGTATATTTGAACGAAAAAGATATGCAGTTGTACAGTTCACACGATGACTTTGACGGCATTCACGGTATTATGGCGTACAACAAGACCATACAGAAAAAGGGGAGGTCAATGAAGCAGAAAGCTCCAAGCGAGTGGATAGTGGCTGTTGGCAAACACGAGGGCATTATCGAGGGCAAGCGCTGGGTAGAGGTACAGCATCTGCTTGAAAAGAACAGGGACAAGGCATACCGAAAGCCCAAGAGCAATACTGCACTTCTGTCGGGACTGCTGTTTTGTGCGTGCTGTGGAAGCTTTATGCGCCCAAAGCTTTCATCAAGGGTCAACAAGCAGGGCGAGAAGGTATATGATTACCTTTGCGAGCTCAAAGAAAGAAGTCACGGTCTCAAGTGCGATAATAAGCGAATTAACGGCAACGAGCTTGACCGTCAGATATGCGATGAGATAAAGCACCTGGGCGAGGACGATTCGGAGCTGATGAAACTGCTAAGAAATTCACAGAAGAGTTTGAATGAGACATTCGCTGATTTGCAGGCAGAAATCGACAGGCTGACTGAAAAGAAAACCGACGAGCAGTATCAAAGCCTTGCGGATATGCTGTCGTCATTCACTAAAACTATTGACACATTAGATGTTATGAAAAAGCGTGATGTTATACGCTGCTTGGTGCGTCGTGTTGAGTGGGACGGCGAGAATATCCACCTGTATCTTATGGGTGCAGAAAGCGGGGGGTACTGA
- a CDS encoding AAA family ATPase, with protein sequence MLEYATYENCIIVGRCANYILRHRPNVLKVHFYAPYEKRLEMSIDDLNLSKGEAKSMIQKVDEARSSYYLYHTGEMFDSTSYQDVMINSSVFSFDENVENLCRLIKNKYPDLGNSDK encoded by the coding sequence ATACTTGAATATGCCACATATGAAAACTGCATCATCGTAGGAAGATGCGCAAACTATATTCTCAGACACAGACCCAATGTGCTAAAAGTACATTTCTATGCACCCTATGAAAAGCGCCTTGAAATGTCTATTGACGACCTGAACCTTTCAAAGGGCGAAGCAAAGTCAATGATACAAAAGGTCGATGAAGCGAGAAGCAGCTACTATCTTTACCATACAGGCGAAATGTTTGATTCCACCTCCTATCAGGACGTTATGATAAACAGCTCAGTCTTCTCCTTTGATGAAAATGTAGAAAATCTGTGCAGACTGATAAAAAACAAATACCCAGATCTAGGAAACAGTGATAAATGA
- a CDS encoding DUF3945 domain-containing protein: protein MSENKSNTEKVKNKERASGVWSVTNKEISFTREWRGHRFTDKEVKDLLDGKDITINGIVSQKDKSKYGVTGHLANLEYNGVKFIGFDMTGFAGNNNGEKKEKVSGVWAVTGEEITFTRVWNGHRFTDEEVSSLLNGDTIEIENLVSKNNTIYSVKGKLTEQEYNGHPFVGFEKEETVPDSWSGHTFTDEEKMILEAGGEVEITDAVSNRTGNSFSCTVTYGEKEDGKKGIIVDFA, encoded by the coding sequence ATGTCTGAAAACAAGAGCAACACAGAGAAGGTCAAGAACAAGGAAAGAGCTTCCGGCGTGTGGAGCGTAACAAACAAGGAGATCTCATTCACAAGAGAATGGCGCGGCCATAGGTTTACTGACAAGGAAGTAAAAGATCTTCTTGACGGTAAGGATATAACTATCAATGGCATCGTTTCTCAGAAAGACAAGTCCAAGTATGGAGTTACCGGCCATCTGGCAAATCTGGAATATAACGGAGTCAAATTTATAGGCTTCGATATGACCGGATTTGCCGGAAATAACAATGGAGAAAAAAAGGAAAAGGTATCCGGTGTATGGGCTGTTACAGGAGAAGAGATAACCTTTACGAGGGTTTGGAACGGTCATAGGTTCACCGATGAAGAGGTATCAAGCCTCTTAAACGGAGATACTATAGAAATCGAAAACCTTGTATCCAAAAACAACACGATTTATTCTGTAAAGGGAAAACTGACGGAACAGGAATACAACGGACATCCTTTTGTGGGCTTTGAAAAAGAGGAAACAGTTCCTGATTCATGGAGCGGACACACTTTCACCGATGAGGAAAAGATGATACTTGAAGCCGGCGGAGAGGTTGAAATTACTGACGCGGTTTCAAACAGAACAGGAAATAGTTTTTCCTGTACGGTGACATACGGTGAAAAAGAAGATGGCAAAAAGGGAATAATCGTTGATTTTGCTTAG
- a CDS encoding cytidylate kinase family protein, protein MQLKREKKRDNVVIAVTRQFGSLGRPIAREAAKKLGLKFIDREIIEKAGERMGYKIEDLEMIDNHRIKGFSRMKYPLGIGRQEHSGSAF, encoded by the coding sequence ATGCAACTGAAACGCGAAAAAAAAAGAGATAATGTGGTCATAGCGGTAACAAGACAGTTCGGTTCACTTGGACGTCCTATCGCCAGAGAAGCCGCTAAAAAACTTGGGCTGAAATTTATCGACCGCGAGATCATCGAAAAAGCAGGCGAACGCATGGGCTATAAGATCGAAGATCTTGAGATGATCGACAATCACCGCATTAAAGGCTTTTCAAGAATGAAATATCCTCTCGGCATAGGAAGGCAGGAACACTCAGGATCAGCTTTTTGA
- a CDS encoding YodL domain-containing protein yields MNYKIFQMKYSNKTRGAVFSCYETAKKEKPDLSIKDYDMVYSGKTDLSGSDSYALNELYNVFNIRHPKDFKGRSMSVSDVIDLEGRLYYVDTFGFKRINIDFKLIKKEN; encoded by the coding sequence ATGAACTATAAAATTTTTCAGATGAAATATTCAAATAAAACACGAGGTGCTGTTTTTTCATGTTATGAAACAGCAAAAAAAGAGAAGCCGGATCTGTCAATAAAGGATTATGACATGGTTTATTCCGGTAAAACCGATTTATCTGGCAGTGACAGCTATGCGCTCAACGAACTGTATAACGTATTCAATATCAGACATCCGAAAGATTTCAAAGGACGCAGTATGAGTGTTTCTGACGTCATTGATCTTGAGGGAAGACTGTACTATGTTGATACCTTTGGATTCAAGAGAATAAATATTGATTTTAAGCTTATCAAAAAGGAGAACTAG
- a CDS encoding DUF6927 domain-containing protein, translating into MGWTGTHANFYKKKGYRTVVDVKAECDDLFAHDHGRFKVLKSTVLGRVYYAAVAICKKWPEGSSYKPEELVEIPENERRVVGFVILTSVDNNEWFNFNFKEMEETCGPCEDHCPMGIIKLLTPTTSEYANEWRERCRKYAESKKTANNPSKLPIGTRIRFKAPNGEYITLEKRSPAYQFKTPWWYDARSHSYCSKKRLPKEFEILV; encoded by the coding sequence ATGGGTTGGACAGGAACACATGCTAATTTTTACAAGAAAAAAGGATATCGCACAGTTGTTGACGTAAAGGCTGAATGTGACGACCTTTTTGCACATGATCACGGACGATTCAAGGTATTGAAATCAACAGTACTTGGCAGAGTATATTATGCAGCTGTGGCCATATGCAAGAAATGGCCTGAAGGCAGCAGCTATAAGCCTGAGGAGCTTGTCGAGATCCCTGAAAATGAAAGAAGAGTAGTCGGTTTTGTTATCTTAACGTCAGTAGACAACAATGAATGGTTCAATTTCAATTTTAAGGAGATGGAAGAAACCTGTGGCCCATGTGAGGATCATTGTCCGATGGGAATAATTAAGCTGCTCACTCCTACAACCAGTGAATATGCTAATGAATGGAGAGAAAGATGCAGAAAATACGCAGAAAGTAAAAAAACAGCCAATAACCCCTCAAAATTGCCGATAGGAACAAGGATTCGCTTTAAGGCTCCTAACGGGGAATATATAACCCTTGAAAAGCGTTCTCCTGCTTATCAGTTCAAGACACCATGGTGGTATGATGCCAGAAGCCATTCTTATTGTAGCAAAAAAAGATTACCTAAGGAATTTGAAATTTTAGTATAA